TGCGCCAGCGATGAAGGTGGAGACGATGTAGGTGGCGTGGCGGTCGAGGGAGACCCGGGCCCTGTCGTAGCGCATGGTGGTTCGGGGGTCTGCGTGCGATGCAGCTTCTTGCACGTCGCGCAGTGGAACGCCGGCGTCCAAGGCGGCGGTGATGAAGGCGTGGCGCAGGGTGTGCGGCCCGATCCGCTTGTTCAGACCTGCCCGTCTTGCGACTTTGCGAACGATTCGGGCGGCGCCGTGTCGGTCGAGCCGGCTCCCGCCAGCAGCGATGAAGATCGGCCCGCAGGTCCGCTCGCCGATGGCAAGGTCGACCGCTCGAGCGGTACGCGGTGCGAGAGGGATCGTGACGACCTTGCCACCCTTGCGCAGGACGGTGAGGGTGCGATGACCGCGTTCGAGACCCAGTGATTCGATGTTCGCACCCGTGGCTTCTGAGACGCGCAGGCCGTTGAGGGCCAGAAGAGAAATCAGTGCGTGCTCGATCGCAGCTCCCAGACCTGCCGCTACCAGCAGGGCGCCGACCTCGTTTCGGTCCAAGCCGACCGCGTGAGACTCGTAGTCGAGACGAGGTCGGCGGACGTGAACCGCTGGCGAGACGGAGATGAGGCCTTCTTCTTCGGCGTAGCGGTAGAACCCAGCGACGGTGCACAGTCTCCTGGCGACGGTCGCTCGAGCTAGACCCCGTTCTTCTAGGGAGCGGGCGTAGCACTCGGTGTCTGCCCGACGAACCGAGAACAGCGGCAGCTCGTAGCGGTCGCACCATGTAACGAACTGGCGCAGATCGAGCGAGTACGCCTCGCGGGTGAAGCCGCGGTATCCGGCGAGGAACCCGACTACTGCGAGACGCTCTGCGTCACTGAAGGCGGGGTCGAACACCACCAGCGAAGCAGACGGTGTTGTTTGCATTGGTCACCTCCGAGTCGGTGGGACCCGGGGCGTCGAGCCCCACGATTGAGGGCATCGACGCTATGGACCAAAACGGTCAGGGAGCACCCGATATCCTGGTCGCTTCCCGCCAGTCCGGCCATACAACGGACCGGGGATGTCATACAATGTGGTCATGTCGATGGGCGAGCATGTGATGACGGTCTCCCAAAACGGGCAGGTCTCCATTCCAGCCACGACACGGGCCCGGTGGAAGGCCCGTCGGGTCATCGTCGTCGATCTAGGCGATCGAGTTGTGATGCGTCCAGCTTCCGATAGTCCGGTGGCCGAGCTCGAAGGAAAGTACAGGGGGCGAGGGCCTGCGTCTGATGAGGCCCGCCGTCAGGCTCGCCGAGCCGATACTGCTCGCAAGCGGTGACAGTCCTCGACGCCTACGCTGTCCTCGCTTTCCTGAAGGGCGAACCCGCGGCCACAGAAGTCCGGGGCCTGCTCGACACCGGCGAGGCAGCCTTGACCGCCGTGGGAGTGGCTGAGGTCCTCGACCATCTGGTGCGCCTGGCTGGGGCGGACGAAGAGAACGCAGCCTTGGACTTGGCGCAACTCGGGCTCCTCGACGGGATCGTCGTGAACTCAGACCTTGGTGTCGCCGCCGGACGGTTCAGAGCCCGCCGCTATCACCGCAGCCGCCGCGCGATCAGCATGGCTGACTGCATCGCGGCCGAGGCCGCCCGCCAGGCGGACACGGATCTCGCTACCAGCGATCCCCATTTGCTTGATGCCTGCCGAACGGAGG
This is a stretch of genomic DNA from Acidimicrobiales bacterium. It encodes these proteins:
- a CDS encoding tyrosine-type recombinase/integrase, with product MQTTPSASLVVFDPAFSDAERLAVVGFLAGYRGFTREAYSLDLRQFVTWCDRYELPLFSVRRADTECYARSLEERGLARATVARRLCTVAGFYRYAEEEGLISVSPAVHVRRPRLDYESHAVGLDRNEVGALLVAAGLGAAIEHALISLLALNGLRVSEATGANIESLGLERGHRTLTVLRKGGKVVTIPLAPRTARAVDLAIGERTCGPIFIAAGGSRLDRHGAARIVRKVARRAGLNKRIGPHTLRHAFITAALDAGVPLRDVQEAASHADPRTTMRYDRARVSLDRHATYIVSTFIAGA
- a CDS encoding PIN domain-containing protein; its protein translation is MTVLDAYAVLAFLKGEPAATEVRGLLDTGEAALTAVGVAEVLDHLVRLAGADEENAALDLAQLGLLDGIVVNSDLGVAAGRFRARRYHRSRRAISMADCIAAEAARQADTDLATSDPHLLDACRTEGIATTVLTASDGTRWAPPAG